One segment of Mesoplodon densirostris isolate mMesDen1 chromosome 6, mMesDen1 primary haplotype, whole genome shotgun sequence DNA contains the following:
- the ZNF484 gene encoding zinc finger protein 484 isoform X3, whose product MLENYFNLISVGCQVPKPEVIFNLERGEEPCMLDGEISSQSYLDQGIGFETSQQGMSEEVSIQFERINLFTRDDLYSILEELWQDDEQTGRCEENQNKYLSHVPFINKDTLANEGDCEYNKDIRKLFPVNTYLVPSRKRLHNYDSFQKNLKPIVSLCNYNRNNATENFDKIIGYGNIFTHMNSHTEMNACEYNQCKKLLSHKQTLIQHQKFHGENLYLFSDCVKLSTHKSHLFAHQRICTEEKHHECSKCETVFTRKSQFAVPQVYTREKPYICTEYGKDFSLNSNHEKTPHTEETACKCSPHGKAFILKSDLFRHQRIHTGGRKPYNCNECGENVSQNSNLSIHKKVHTGEKHFECTECGKAFTRKSTLSMHQKIHTGEKPYVCTECGKAFIRKSHFITHERIHTGEKPYECSDCGNSFIKKSQLHVHQRIHTGENPFICSECGKVFTHKTNLIIHQKIHTGERPYICTECGKAFTDRSNLIKHQKIHTGEKPYKCSDCGKSFTWKSRLRIHQKCHTGERHYECSECGKAFIQKSTLSMHQRIHKGEKPYVCTECGKAFFHKSHFITHERIHTGEKPYECSDCGKSFTKKSQLHVHQQIHTGEKPYRCAECGKAFTDRSNLFTHQKIHTGEKPYKCNDCGKAFTRKSGLHIHQQSHTGEKHYECSECGKAFARKSTLIMHQRIHTGEKPYICTECGKSFIQKSHLNRHRRIHTGEKPYECSDCGKAFIKKTQLLEHHRIHTGEKPYMCAECGKAFTIRSNLIKHQKIHTKQKPYKCSDFRKAFNWKVQLSIHQKSDTGDVECSVPQSWCGDKSFE is encoded by the exons ATGCTGGAAAACTATTTCAACTTGATCTCAGTGG GGTGTCAAGTTCCCAAGCCAGAAGTCATTTTCAACTTGGAGCGGGGAGAAGAGCCATGTATGTTGGATGGTGAAATCTCAAGCCAGAGCTATCTAG atcagGGTATTGGTTTTGAAACGTCACAACAGGGAATGTCTGAAGAAGTTTCAATCCAGTTTGAGAGAATTAATCTCTTCACAAGAGATGACCTGTATTCCATTTTAGAAGAATTGTGGCAAGATGATGAACAGACAGGGAGATGTGAGGAAAACCAGAACAAATATTTAAGTCATGTTCCCTTCATCAACAAGGATACACTAGCTAATGAGGGAGACTGTGAATATAATAAAGACATTAGGAAACTATTTCCTGTAAACACATACCTTGTTCCTTCAAGAAAAAGACTCCATAACTATGACTCATTTCAAAAGAATTTGAAGCCTATTGTAAGCCTATGTAATTATAATAGAAACAATGCAACAGAAAATTTTGATAAGATTATTGGATATGGTAATATCTTTACTCATATGAATTCTCATACAGAAATGAATGCTTGTGAATATAATCAATGTAAGAAACTTCTGAGTCATAAGCAAACTCTCATTCAACATCAAAAATTTCATGGGGAGAACCtctatttattttctgattgtgTAAAACTTTCCACCCATAAGTCACACctttttgcacatcaaaggattTGTACTGAAGAGAAACATCATGAGTGCAGCAAATGTGAAACAGTCTTCACTCGGAAGTCCCAATTTGCTGTACCTCAGGTTTATACAAGAGAGAAACCCTATATATGCACTGAATATGGGAAGGACTTTTCCCTCAACTCAAACCATGAGAAAACTCCTCACACTGAGGAGACTGCTTGTAAATGCAGTCCACATGGAAAAGCCTTTATCCTGAAGTCAGATCTGTTCAGAcaccagagaattcatactggagggAGAAAACCCTATAATTGTAATGAATGTGGGGAAAATGTCTCCCAGAATTCAAACCTCAGTATACATAAAAAAGTTCATACTGGCGAGAAACACTTTGAATGTACTGAATGTGGAAAAGCTTTCACAAGGAAATCAACACTAAGTATGCATCAGAAAATTCATACAGGAGAAAAACCCTATGTATGtactgaatgtgggaaagcctttatcCGGAAGTCACATTTTATTACACAtgagagaattcatactggagagaaaccttatgaatgCAGTGACTGTGGGAATTCCTTTATAAAGAAGTCACAGCTCCATGTGCATCAGCGAATTCACACAGGGGAGAATCCCTTTATATGTTCAGAATGTGGGAAGGTATTCACCCACAAGACAAATCTCATTATACACCAGAAAATTCATACTGGTGAGAGACCCTATATATGTACtgaatgtgggaaggcctttacTGACAGGTCAAATCTCATTAAACACCaaaaaattcatactggagagaaaccctataaatGCAGTGACTGTGGAAAATCATTCACCTGGAAGTCACGGCTCAGGATACATCAGAAATGTCATACTGGAGAGAGACATTatgaatgcagtgaatgtgggaaagcatTTATTCAGAAGTCAACACTGAGTATGCACCAGAGAATTCATAAAGGAGAAAAGCCCTATGTTTGCACtgaatgtgggaaggccttctTCCATAAGTCACATTTTATTACACAtgagagaattcatactggagagaaaccttacgaATGCAGTGATTGTGGGAAATCCTTCACGAAGAAATCACAGCTTCATGTACATCAGCAaattcacacaggagagaaaccctacaGATGTGCTGAATGTGGAAAGGCTTTTACTGACAGATCAAATCTCTTTACACACCAGAAaattcatactggtgagaaaccctATAAATGTAATGACTGTGGAAAAGCTTTCACTCGGAAGTCAGGCCTCCATATACATCAGCAGTCTCATACTGGAGAAAAGCAttatgagtgcagtgaatgtgggaaagcctttgcAAGAAAATCAACACTAATTatgcatcagagaattcatacaggagagaaaccttataTTTGTACTGAATGTGGGAAGTCCTTCATCCAGAAGTCACATTTAAATCGACATcggagaattcatactggagagaagccctatgAATGCAGTGACTGTGGGAAGGCCTTTATTAAGAAGACACAACTCCTTGAACACCATCgaattcacacaggagagaaaccatatatgTGTGCTGAATGTGGAAAGGCTTTCACCATCAGATCAAATCTTATTAAACACCAGAAAATTCATACTAAGCAGAAACCCTATAAATGTAGTGACTTTAGGAAAGCCTTCAACTGGAAAGTACAACTCAGTATACATCAGAAATCTGATACTGGGGACGTAGAATGCTCAGTGCCACAATCATGGTGTGGGGATAAAAGTTTTGAGTAG
- the ZNF484 gene encoding zinc finger protein 484 isoform X1 has product MSVKNNRISAPFPEEPEMTKSLGSVSFKDVTVDFSREEWQQLDLAQKSLYRDVMLENYFNLISVGCQVPKPEVIFNLERGEEPCMLDGEISSQSYLDQGIGFETSQQGMSEEVSIQFERINLFTRDDLYSILEELWQDDEQTGRCEENQNKYLSHVPFINKDTLANEGDCEYNKDIRKLFPVNTYLVPSRKRLHNYDSFQKNLKPIVSLCNYNRNNATENFDKIIGYGNIFTHMNSHTEMNACEYNQCKKLLSHKQTLIQHQKFHGENLYLFSDCVKLSTHKSHLFAHQRICTEEKHHECSKCETVFTRKSQFAVPQVYTREKPYICTEYGKDFSLNSNHEKTPHTEETACKCSPHGKAFILKSDLFRHQRIHTGGRKPYNCNECGENVSQNSNLSIHKKVHTGEKHFECTECGKAFTRKSTLSMHQKIHTGEKPYVCTECGKAFIRKSHFITHERIHTGEKPYECSDCGNSFIKKSQLHVHQRIHTGENPFICSECGKVFTHKTNLIIHQKIHTGERPYICTECGKAFTDRSNLIKHQKIHTGEKPYKCSDCGKSFTWKSRLRIHQKCHTGERHYECSECGKAFIQKSTLSMHQRIHKGEKPYVCTECGKAFFHKSHFITHERIHTGEKPYECSDCGKSFTKKSQLHVHQQIHTGEKPYRCAECGKAFTDRSNLFTHQKIHTGEKPYKCNDCGKAFTRKSGLHIHQQSHTGEKHYECSECGKAFARKSTLIMHQRIHTGEKPYICTECGKSFIQKSHLNRHRRIHTGEKPYECSDCGKAFIKKTQLLEHHRIHTGEKPYMCAECGKAFTIRSNLIKHQKIHTKQKPYKCSDFRKAFNWKVQLSIHQKSDTGDVECSVPQSWCGDKSFE; this is encoded by the exons ATCTCTGCCCCTTTCCCAGAAGAACCAGAAATGACCAAGTCCCTG GGATCAGTGTCTTTCAAGGATGTAACTGTAGACTTCAGCAGGGAGGAGTGGCAACAGTTGGACCTTGCTCAGAAAAGTCTATACAGGGATGTAATGCTGGAAAACTATTTCAACTTGATCTCAGTGG GGTGTCAAGTTCCCAAGCCAGAAGTCATTTTCAACTTGGAGCGGGGAGAAGAGCCATGTATGTTGGATGGTGAAATCTCAAGCCAGAGCTATCTAG atcagGGTATTGGTTTTGAAACGTCACAACAGGGAATGTCTGAAGAAGTTTCAATCCAGTTTGAGAGAATTAATCTCTTCACAAGAGATGACCTGTATTCCATTTTAGAAGAATTGTGGCAAGATGATGAACAGACAGGGAGATGTGAGGAAAACCAGAACAAATATTTAAGTCATGTTCCCTTCATCAACAAGGATACACTAGCTAATGAGGGAGACTGTGAATATAATAAAGACATTAGGAAACTATTTCCTGTAAACACATACCTTGTTCCTTCAAGAAAAAGACTCCATAACTATGACTCATTTCAAAAGAATTTGAAGCCTATTGTAAGCCTATGTAATTATAATAGAAACAATGCAACAGAAAATTTTGATAAGATTATTGGATATGGTAATATCTTTACTCATATGAATTCTCATACAGAAATGAATGCTTGTGAATATAATCAATGTAAGAAACTTCTGAGTCATAAGCAAACTCTCATTCAACATCAAAAATTTCATGGGGAGAACCtctatttattttctgattgtgTAAAACTTTCCACCCATAAGTCACACctttttgcacatcaaaggattTGTACTGAAGAGAAACATCATGAGTGCAGCAAATGTGAAACAGTCTTCACTCGGAAGTCCCAATTTGCTGTACCTCAGGTTTATACAAGAGAGAAACCCTATATATGCACTGAATATGGGAAGGACTTTTCCCTCAACTCAAACCATGAGAAAACTCCTCACACTGAGGAGACTGCTTGTAAATGCAGTCCACATGGAAAAGCCTTTATCCTGAAGTCAGATCTGTTCAGAcaccagagaattcatactggagggAGAAAACCCTATAATTGTAATGAATGTGGGGAAAATGTCTCCCAGAATTCAAACCTCAGTATACATAAAAAAGTTCATACTGGCGAGAAACACTTTGAATGTACTGAATGTGGAAAAGCTTTCACAAGGAAATCAACACTAAGTATGCATCAGAAAATTCATACAGGAGAAAAACCCTATGTATGtactgaatgtgggaaagcctttatcCGGAAGTCACATTTTATTACACAtgagagaattcatactggagagaaaccttatgaatgCAGTGACTGTGGGAATTCCTTTATAAAGAAGTCACAGCTCCATGTGCATCAGCGAATTCACACAGGGGAGAATCCCTTTATATGTTCAGAATGTGGGAAGGTATTCACCCACAAGACAAATCTCATTATACACCAGAAAATTCATACTGGTGAGAGACCCTATATATGTACtgaatgtgggaaggcctttacTGACAGGTCAAATCTCATTAAACACCaaaaaattcatactggagagaaaccctataaatGCAGTGACTGTGGAAAATCATTCACCTGGAAGTCACGGCTCAGGATACATCAGAAATGTCATACTGGAGAGAGACATTatgaatgcagtgaatgtgggaaagcatTTATTCAGAAGTCAACACTGAGTATGCACCAGAGAATTCATAAAGGAGAAAAGCCCTATGTTTGCACtgaatgtgggaaggccttctTCCATAAGTCACATTTTATTACACAtgagagaattcatactggagagaaaccttacgaATGCAGTGATTGTGGGAAATCCTTCACGAAGAAATCACAGCTTCATGTACATCAGCAaattcacacaggagagaaaccctacaGATGTGCTGAATGTGGAAAGGCTTTTACTGACAGATCAAATCTCTTTACACACCAGAAaattcatactggtgagaaaccctATAAATGTAATGACTGTGGAAAAGCTTTCACTCGGAAGTCAGGCCTCCATATACATCAGCAGTCTCATACTGGAGAAAAGCAttatgagtgcagtgaatgtgggaaagcctttgcAAGAAAATCAACACTAATTatgcatcagagaattcatacaggagagaaaccttataTTTGTACTGAATGTGGGAAGTCCTTCATCCAGAAGTCACATTTAAATCGACATcggagaattcatactggagagaagccctatgAATGCAGTGACTGTGGGAAGGCCTTTATTAAGAAGACACAACTCCTTGAACACCATCgaattcacacaggagagaaaccatatatgTGTGCTGAATGTGGAAAGGCTTTCACCATCAGATCAAATCTTATTAAACACCAGAAAATTCATACTAAGCAGAAACCCTATAAATGTAGTGACTTTAGGAAAGCCTTCAACTGGAAAGTACAACTCAGTATACATCAGAAATCTGATACTGGGGACGTAGAATGCTCAGTGCCACAATCATGGTGTGGGGATAAAAGTTTTGAGTAG
- the ZNF484 gene encoding zinc finger protein 484 isoform X2 translates to MTKSLGSVSFKDVTVDFSREEWQQLDLAQKSLYRDVMLENYFNLISVGCQVPKPEVIFNLERGEEPCMLDGEISSQSYLDQGIGFETSQQGMSEEVSIQFERINLFTRDDLYSILEELWQDDEQTGRCEENQNKYLSHVPFINKDTLANEGDCEYNKDIRKLFPVNTYLVPSRKRLHNYDSFQKNLKPIVSLCNYNRNNATENFDKIIGYGNIFTHMNSHTEMNACEYNQCKKLLSHKQTLIQHQKFHGENLYLFSDCVKLSTHKSHLFAHQRICTEEKHHECSKCETVFTRKSQFAVPQVYTREKPYICTEYGKDFSLNSNHEKTPHTEETACKCSPHGKAFILKSDLFRHQRIHTGGRKPYNCNECGENVSQNSNLSIHKKVHTGEKHFECTECGKAFTRKSTLSMHQKIHTGEKPYVCTECGKAFIRKSHFITHERIHTGEKPYECSDCGNSFIKKSQLHVHQRIHTGENPFICSECGKVFTHKTNLIIHQKIHTGERPYICTECGKAFTDRSNLIKHQKIHTGEKPYKCSDCGKSFTWKSRLRIHQKCHTGERHYECSECGKAFIQKSTLSMHQRIHKGEKPYVCTECGKAFFHKSHFITHERIHTGEKPYECSDCGKSFTKKSQLHVHQQIHTGEKPYRCAECGKAFTDRSNLFTHQKIHTGEKPYKCNDCGKAFTRKSGLHIHQQSHTGEKHYECSECGKAFARKSTLIMHQRIHTGEKPYICTECGKSFIQKSHLNRHRRIHTGEKPYECSDCGKAFIKKTQLLEHHRIHTGEKPYMCAECGKAFTIRSNLIKHQKIHTKQKPYKCSDFRKAFNWKVQLSIHQKSDTGDVECSVPQSWCGDKSFE, encoded by the exons ATGACCAAGTCCCTG GGATCAGTGTCTTTCAAGGATGTAACTGTAGACTTCAGCAGGGAGGAGTGGCAACAGTTGGACCTTGCTCAGAAAAGTCTATACAGGGATGTAATGCTGGAAAACTATTTCAACTTGATCTCAGTGG GGTGTCAAGTTCCCAAGCCAGAAGTCATTTTCAACTTGGAGCGGGGAGAAGAGCCATGTATGTTGGATGGTGAAATCTCAAGCCAGAGCTATCTAG atcagGGTATTGGTTTTGAAACGTCACAACAGGGAATGTCTGAAGAAGTTTCAATCCAGTTTGAGAGAATTAATCTCTTCACAAGAGATGACCTGTATTCCATTTTAGAAGAATTGTGGCAAGATGATGAACAGACAGGGAGATGTGAGGAAAACCAGAACAAATATTTAAGTCATGTTCCCTTCATCAACAAGGATACACTAGCTAATGAGGGAGACTGTGAATATAATAAAGACATTAGGAAACTATTTCCTGTAAACACATACCTTGTTCCTTCAAGAAAAAGACTCCATAACTATGACTCATTTCAAAAGAATTTGAAGCCTATTGTAAGCCTATGTAATTATAATAGAAACAATGCAACAGAAAATTTTGATAAGATTATTGGATATGGTAATATCTTTACTCATATGAATTCTCATACAGAAATGAATGCTTGTGAATATAATCAATGTAAGAAACTTCTGAGTCATAAGCAAACTCTCATTCAACATCAAAAATTTCATGGGGAGAACCtctatttattttctgattgtgTAAAACTTTCCACCCATAAGTCACACctttttgcacatcaaaggattTGTACTGAAGAGAAACATCATGAGTGCAGCAAATGTGAAACAGTCTTCACTCGGAAGTCCCAATTTGCTGTACCTCAGGTTTATACAAGAGAGAAACCCTATATATGCACTGAATATGGGAAGGACTTTTCCCTCAACTCAAACCATGAGAAAACTCCTCACACTGAGGAGACTGCTTGTAAATGCAGTCCACATGGAAAAGCCTTTATCCTGAAGTCAGATCTGTTCAGAcaccagagaattcatactggagggAGAAAACCCTATAATTGTAATGAATGTGGGGAAAATGTCTCCCAGAATTCAAACCTCAGTATACATAAAAAAGTTCATACTGGCGAGAAACACTTTGAATGTACTGAATGTGGAAAAGCTTTCACAAGGAAATCAACACTAAGTATGCATCAGAAAATTCATACAGGAGAAAAACCCTATGTATGtactgaatgtgggaaagcctttatcCGGAAGTCACATTTTATTACACAtgagagaattcatactggagagaaaccttatgaatgCAGTGACTGTGGGAATTCCTTTATAAAGAAGTCACAGCTCCATGTGCATCAGCGAATTCACACAGGGGAGAATCCCTTTATATGTTCAGAATGTGGGAAGGTATTCACCCACAAGACAAATCTCATTATACACCAGAAAATTCATACTGGTGAGAGACCCTATATATGTACtgaatgtgggaaggcctttacTGACAGGTCAAATCTCATTAAACACCaaaaaattcatactggagagaaaccctataaatGCAGTGACTGTGGAAAATCATTCACCTGGAAGTCACGGCTCAGGATACATCAGAAATGTCATACTGGAGAGAGACATTatgaatgcagtgaatgtgggaaagcatTTATTCAGAAGTCAACACTGAGTATGCACCAGAGAATTCATAAAGGAGAAAAGCCCTATGTTTGCACtgaatgtgggaaggccttctTCCATAAGTCACATTTTATTACACAtgagagaattcatactggagagaaaccttacgaATGCAGTGATTGTGGGAAATCCTTCACGAAGAAATCACAGCTTCATGTACATCAGCAaattcacacaggagagaaaccctacaGATGTGCTGAATGTGGAAAGGCTTTTACTGACAGATCAAATCTCTTTACACACCAGAAaattcatactggtgagaaaccctATAAATGTAATGACTGTGGAAAAGCTTTCACTCGGAAGTCAGGCCTCCATATACATCAGCAGTCTCATACTGGAGAAAAGCAttatgagtgcagtgaatgtgggaaagcctttgcAAGAAAATCAACACTAATTatgcatcagagaattcatacaggagagaaaccttataTTTGTACTGAATGTGGGAAGTCCTTCATCCAGAAGTCACATTTAAATCGACATcggagaattcatactggagagaagccctatgAATGCAGTGACTGTGGGAAGGCCTTTATTAAGAAGACACAACTCCTTGAACACCATCgaattcacacaggagagaaaccatatatgTGTGCTGAATGTGGAAAGGCTTTCACCATCAGATCAAATCTTATTAAACACCAGAAAATTCATACTAAGCAGAAACCCTATAAATGTAGTGACTTTAGGAAAGCCTTCAACTGGAAAGTACAACTCAGTATACATCAGAAATCTGATACTGGGGACGTAGAATGCTCAGTGCCACAATCATGGTGTGGGGATAAAAGTTTTGAGTAG